A window of Phycobacter azelaicus contains these coding sequences:
- the rpoB gene encoding DNA-directed RNA polymerase subunit beta, with product MAQTFLGQKRLRKYYGKIREVLDMPNLIEVQKSSYDLFLRSGDAEAPQDGEGINGVFQSVFPIKDFNENSVLEFVKYALEKPKYDVEECMQRDMTYSAPLKVTLRLIVFDVDEDTGARSVKDIKEQDVFMGDMPLMTPNGTFVVNGTERVIVSQMHRSPGVFFDHDKGKTHSSGKLLFACRIIPYRGSWLDFEFDAKDIVFARIDRRRKLPVTTLLYALGLDQEGIMDAYYDTVTYKLEKSRGWVTPFFPERVRGTRPTYDLVDAATGEIFAEAGKKVTPRAVKKMIDEGTITELLVPFEHIVGKFVAKDIINEETGAIYVEAGDELTLEFDKDGDLIGGTVKELVDAGVTEIPVLDIDNVNVGPYMRNTMAMDKNMGRETALMDIYRVMRPGEPPTVEAASALFDTLFFDSERYDLSAVGRVKMNMRLALDAEDTQRTLRKEDIIACIKALVELRDGKGDIDDIDHLGNRRVRSVGELMENQYRVGLLRMERAIKERMSSVEIDTVMPQDLINAKPAAAAVREFFGSSQLSQFMDQTNPLSEVTHKRRLSALGPGGLTRERAGFEVRDVHPTHYGRMCPIETPEGPNIGLINSLATFARVNKYGFIETPYRVVKDAQVTDEVHYMSATEEMRHTVAQANAALDADGKFQNDLVSTRQSGDYTLAPRENVDLIDVSPKQLVSVAASLIPFLENDDANRALMGSNMQRQAVPLLRAEAPLVGTGIEEIVARDSGAAIMAKRAGIIDQVDAQRIVIRATSDLELGDAGVDIYRMRKFQRSNQNTCINQRPLVKVGQEVRKGEVIADGPSTDMGELALGKNVVVAFMPWNGYNYEDSILISERIARDDVFTSIHIEEFEVAARDTKLGPEEITRDIPNVGEEALRNLDEAGIVYIGADVEPGDILVGKITPKGESPMTPEEKLLRAIFGEKASDVRDTSLRVKPGDYGTVVEVRVFNRHGVEKDERALQIEREEVERLARDRDDELAILDRNIYARLRGMLLGKTAVKGPKGIKAGSEITEELLDSLSRGQWWMLALEDEKDAQILEALNEQYEAQKRALDARFEDKVEKVRRGDDLPPGVMKMVKVFIAVKRKLQPGDKMAGRHGNKGVISKVVPMEDMPFLADGTPVDFCLNPLGVPSRMNVGQILETHMGWAARGLGIKVDEALQEYRRSGDLTPVRDAMHHAYGENVYDEGIAEMSETDLIEAAHNVTRGVPIATPVFDGAKEADVNDALVRAGFDTSGQSILFDGRTGEQFARPVTVGIKYLLKLHHLVDDKIHARSTGPYSLVTQQPLGGKAQFGGQRFGEMEVWALEAYGAAYTLQEMLTVKSDDVAGRTKVYESIVKGEDNFEAGVPESFNVLVKEVRGLGLNMELLDAEVEE from the coding sequence ATGGCTCAAACGTTCCTTGGCCAGAAACGTCTTCGCAAATATTATGGCAAGATCCGCGAAGTGCTGGATATGCCGAACCTCATTGAGGTTCAGAAATCTTCCTACGATCTGTTCCTTCGTTCTGGCGACGCCGAAGCGCCTCAAGACGGCGAAGGCATCAACGGTGTTTTTCAATCTGTTTTCCCGATCAAGGATTTCAACGAAAACTCCGTGCTGGAGTTCGTGAAATACGCGCTGGAAAAGCCGAAATACGACGTCGAAGAATGCATGCAGCGCGACATGACCTATTCCGCGCCGCTGAAGGTCACCCTGCGTCTGATCGTCTTTGATGTCGATGAGGACACCGGCGCCCGCTCGGTCAAGGACATCAAGGAACAGGACGTCTTCATGGGTGACATGCCCCTGATGACCCCGAACGGCACCTTTGTCGTCAACGGCACCGAACGTGTGATCGTCAGCCAGATGCACCGTTCGCCCGGCGTGTTCTTTGACCACGACAAAGGCAAGACGCATTCCTCGGGCAAACTGCTCTTTGCCTGCCGCATCATCCCGTACCGCGGCTCCTGGCTCGACTTTGAGTTCGACGCCAAGGATATCGTCTTTGCCCGCATCGACCGCCGTCGCAAACTTCCTGTGACCACCCTGCTTTACGCTCTGGGTCTGGACCAGGAAGGCATCATGGATGCCTATTACGACACCGTCACCTACAAGCTTGAGAAAAGCCGCGGCTGGGTTACGCCGTTCTTCCCCGAGCGTGTGCGCGGCACCCGCCCGACCTATGACCTCGTCGATGCCGCCACCGGAGAGATCTTTGCCGAAGCCGGCAAGAAGGTCACCCCCCGCGCCGTCAAGAAGATGATCGACGAAGGCACCATTACCGAGCTGTTGGTGCCGTTTGAACATATCGTCGGCAAATTCGTCGCAAAGGACATCATCAACGAGGAAACCGGCGCCATCTACGTCGAGGCCGGTGATGAGCTGACCCTTGAATTTGACAAGGACGGCGACCTGATCGGTGGTACCGTGAAGGAACTGGTTGATGCGGGCGTGACCGAGATTCCGGTTCTCGACATCGATAACGTCAATGTCGGTCCCTACATGCGCAACACCATGGCGATGGACAAAAACATGGGCCGCGAGACCGCGCTCATGGACATTTACCGCGTGATGCGCCCGGGTGAGCCGCCCACCGTCGAGGCCGCCTCGGCTCTGTTCGACACGCTGTTCTTTGACAGCGAGCGTTATGACCTCTCCGCTGTTGGCCGTGTGAAGATGAACATGCGCCTGGCGCTGGACGCCGAAGACACCCAACGTACCCTGCGCAAGGAAGATATCATCGCCTGTATCAAGGCGCTGGTCGAACTGCGTGACGGCAAGGGCGACATCGATGACATCGACCACCTCGGCAACCGCCGCGTGCGTTCGGTCGGCGAACTGATGGAAAACCAGTACCGCGTCGGCCTTCTGCGCATGGAGCGCGCGATCAAGGAGCGTATGTCCTCGGTCGAGATCGACACGGTGATGCCGCAGGATCTGATCAACGCGAAACCGGCCGCGGCCGCGGTGCGTGAATTCTTCGGTTCCTCGCAGCTGTCGCAGTTCATGGACCAGACCAACCCGCTGTCCGAAGTCACCCACAAACGCCGCCTCTCGGCGCTTGGGCCGGGCGGTCTGACCCGCGAACGCGCGGGCTTTGAGGTCCGCGACGTTCACCCGACCCACTATGGCCGGATGTGCCCGATTGAAACGCCGGAAGGTCCGAACATTGGTCTGATCAACTCGCTGGCCACCTTCGCTCGCGTGAACAAGTACGGCTTCATCGAGACCCCCTACCGTGTCGTGAAGGACGCGCAGGTCACCGACGAAGTGCACTACATGTCCGCGACCGAGGAAATGCGCCACACTGTGGCCCAGGCCAACGCGGCGCTGGATGCAGATGGCAAGTTCCAGAACGATCTGGTCTCGACCCGTCAGTCCGGCGACTACACCCTGGCCCCGCGTGAAAACGTCGACCTGATCGACGTGTCGCCCAAGCAGTTGGTCTCGGTTGCGGCCTCGCTCATTCCGTTCCTGGAAAACGACGACGCCAACCGCGCTCTGATGGGCTCGAACATGCAACGTCAGGCGGTTCCGCTCCTGCGCGCCGAGGCACCGCTGGTCGGTACCGGTATCGAGGAAATCGTGGCCCGCGACTCGGGCGCTGCGATCATGGCGAAACGCGCCGGTATCATCGACCAGGTCGATGCCCAGCGTATCGTGATCCGTGCGACCTCTGACTTGGAGCTGGGCGATGCGGGCGTCGACATCTACCGCATGCGCAAGTTCCAGCGTTCGAACCAGAACACCTGCATCAACCAGCGACCGCTGGTGAAGGTGGGTCAGGAAGTGCGCAAAGGCGAAGTGATTGCTGACGGTCCCTCGACCGATATGGGCGAACTGGCCCTCGGCAAGAACGTCGTCGTCGCCTTCATGCCCTGGAACGGCTACAATTACGAAGACTCCATCCTGATTTCCGAGCGGATTGCCCGTGACGACGTCTTCACCTCGATCCATATCGAGGAATTCGAAGTCGCCGCGCGTGACACCAAGCTTGGCCCGGAAGAGATCACCCGCGACATCCCGAACGTGGGTGAAGAAGCGCTGCGCAACCTCGATGAGGCGGGTATCGTCTACATCGGTGCAGACGTGGAGCCGGGCGACATCCTGGTTGGCAAGATCACTCCGAAGGGCGAAAGCCCGATGACGCCGGAAGAAAAGCTTCTGCGCGCCATCTTCGGTGAGAAAGCCTCGGACGTGCGCGACACCTCCCTGCGCGTCAAGCCGGGCGACTACGGCACAGTGGTCGAGGTGCGTGTCTTCAACCGCCATGGTGTGGAAAAAGACGAGCGCGCCCTGCAGATCGAGCGTGAGGAAGTTGAACGCCTTGCCCGTGACCGCGACGACGAGCTGGCGATCCTGGATCGCAACATCTACGCCCGTCTGCGTGGCATGCTGCTGGGCAAGACCGCTGTAAAAGGCCCCAAAGGCATCAAGGCAGGGTCCGAGATCACCGAAGAGCTGCTGGATAGCCTCAGCCGTGGTCAGTGGTGGATGCTTGCCCTTGAGGACGAGAAAGACGCCCAGATCCTTGAGGCCCTGAACGAGCAGTACGAAGCGCAGAAGCGCGCTCTGGATGCCCGTTTTGAAGACAAGGTCGAAAAGGTCCGCCGCGGCGACGACCTGCCGCCGGGTGTGATGAAGATGGTCAAGGTCTTCATCGCCGTGAAGCGCAAGCTGCAGCCGGGCGACAAGATGGCCGGCCGTCACGGCAACAAGGGTGTGATCTCGAAAGTGGTGCCGATGGAGGACATGCCATTCCTCGCAGATGGTACTCCGGTCGATTTCTGTCTCAACCCGCTGGGCGTTCCGTCGCGTATGAACGTCGGTCAGATCCTTGAAACCCATATGGGCTGGGCCGCGCGCGGTCTCGGCATCAAGGTGGACGAGGCGCTGCAGGAATACCGTCGCTCCGGCGATCTCACCCCGGTGCGCGATGCGATGCATCACGCCTATGGCGAGAACGTCTATGACGAAGGCATCGCCGAGATGAGCGAAACCGACCTCATTGAGGCGGCGCACAACGTCACCCGCGGTGTGCCGATCGCAACCCCGGTCTTTGACGGTGCCAAAGAGGCAGACGTCAACGATGCACTGGTTCGCGCTGGTTTCGACACCTCTGGCCAGTCGATCCTGTTCGACGGCCGCACCGGTGAGCAGTTCGCGCGTCCCGTGACCGTTGGCATCAAGTACCTGCTGAAACTGCACCACCTGGTCGACGACAAGATCCACGCGCGCTCAACTGGTCCGTACTCCCTCGTCACGCAGCAGCCGCTGGGTGGTAAGGCGCAGTTCGGTGGTCAGCGTTTCGGGGAGATGGAGGTCTGGGCTCTGGAAGCCTACGGCGCCGCCTACACCCTGCAGGAGATGCTCACCGTCAAGTCGGATGACGTCGCAGGCCGGACCAAGGTCTATGAAAGCATCGTCAAGGGCGAAGACAACTTTGAAGCGGGCGTACCGGAATCGTTCAACGTTCTGGTCAAGGAAGTCCGTGGTCTCGGCCTGAATATGGAACTCCTGGATGCGGAGGTTGAGGAGTAA
- the rplK gene encoding 50S ribosomal protein L11 translates to MAKKLAGTMKLQVPAGQANPSPPVGPALGQRGINIMEFCKAFNAKTQEMEPGAPCPTVITYYQDKSFTMDIKTPPASYYLKKAAKVKSGAKTPSRETVGTVTAAQVREIAEAKMKDLSANDVEAAMQIILGSARSMGIEVK, encoded by the coding sequence ATGGCCAAGAAGCTTGCTGGTACAATGAAGCTGCAGGTTCCTGCAGGTCAAGCCAACCCCTCCCCGCCGGTCGGCCCGGCGCTGGGTCAGCGCGGCATCAACATCATGGAATTCTGCAAGGCGTTCAACGCCAAGACGCAGGAAATGGAGCCCGGCGCGCCGTGCCCGACCGTGATCACCTACTATCAGGACAAGTCCTTCACCATGGACATCAAGACGCCGCCTGCGTCTTACTACCTGAAGAAGGCCGCCAAGGTTAAATCCGGCGCCAAGACCCCCTCGCGTGAGACCGTCGGCACCGTGACCGCCGCTCAGGTGCGTGAGATCGCCGAAGCGAAGATGAAAGATCTGAGCGCCAACGATGTTGAAGCGGCGATGCAGATCATCCTGGGCTCTGCCCGCTCCATGGGCATCGAGGTGAAGTAA
- the rplA gene encoding 50S ribosomal protein L1, whose protein sequence is MAKLGKRTRAAREAFAGKENLTVEEAVALVKANATSKFDETIEIALNLGVDTRHADQMVRGVVGLPNGTGKAMRVAVFARGAKADEAKEAGADIVGAEDLMETIQGGTIDFDRCIATPDMMPVVGRLGKVLGPRNLMPNPKVGTVTMDVKAAVEAAKGGEVQFKAEKGGVVHAGVGKASFDEAKLVENVRAFVSAVAKAKPSGAKGAYMKKIALSSTMGPGVTVDVDQAVSE, encoded by the coding sequence ATGGCAAAGCTCGGTAAACGTACCCGCGCAGCACGCGAAGCCTTCGCAGGCAAAGAGAACCTGACCGTCGAAGAAGCAGTTGCACTGGTCAAGGCTAACGCAACCTCCAAGTTCGACGAGACCATCGAAATCGCTCTGAACCTGGGTGTTGACACCCGTCACGCAGACCAGATGGTGCGCGGCGTTGTTGGTCTGCCCAACGGCACCGGTAAAGCCATGCGCGTTGCTGTGTTTGCACGCGGCGCCAAGGCGGATGAAGCCAAGGAAGCCGGCGCGGATATCGTTGGTGCAGAAGACCTGATGGAAACCATCCAGGGCGGCACCATTGATTTCGATCGCTGCATCGCAACCCCGGACATGATGCCCGTCGTTGGCCGTCTGGGTAAGGTTCTGGGCCCGCGCAACCTGATGCCGAACCCCAAGGTTGGCACCGTGACCATGGACGTCAAGGCAGCTGTTGAAGCGGCCAAGGGCGGCGAAGTCCAGTTCAAGGCGGAAAAGGGCGGTGTTGTGCACGCAGGTGTTGGCAAAGCCTCCTTTGACGAAGCCAAGCTGGTCGAAAACGTCCGCGCATTCGTGTCGGCTGTTGCCAAGGCAAAGCCGTCGGGCGCAAAAGGTGCCTACATGAAGAAGATCGCGCTGTCGTCGACCATGGGCCCCGGTGTGACTGTCGACGTCGATCAGGCCGTTAGCGAGTAA
- a CDS encoding aminotransferase class V-fold PLP-dependent enzyme, producing MIDIDQVRSDTPSCANVLHFNNAGSSLMPRPVFDALQRVLRDENEVGGYEAERRAQEDIQAFYSEFAALLNAKPDEIAFVENATRAWDMAFYGLHLEPGDRVITHASEYASNYLALLQQSRRLGFEIDLVPSDQTGQIDVAALEAMITPRTRLIAITHVPTQGGLVNPAAEVGAIAKKHGVLYLLDACQSVGQIAVDVEQIGCDILSGTGRKFLRGPRGTGFLYVRQSILDRIDPPFIDLLSAKWTGTDSYELAPGAKRFENWESYVAGRVGLMEAVRYARSIGLANIETRVTTLAQDLRDALGAIDGVSVHDLGARKCGIVTFTKDGIDPKGIADALRASQINVSVSPVTCARLDMDARGLNALTRASVHYFNTHDEIGHFVNAMKQV from the coding sequence ATGATTGATATTGATCAGGTCCGTTCGGACACACCGAGCTGCGCAAATGTACTGCATTTCAACAACGCAGGCTCATCGCTGATGCCGAGGCCCGTTTTTGACGCCTTGCAACGGGTTCTGCGAGACGAAAACGAAGTCGGCGGATACGAGGCAGAGAGGCGAGCGCAGGAGGACATTCAGGCCTTTTACTCCGAATTCGCGGCTCTTCTGAACGCAAAGCCTGATGAGATTGCCTTTGTCGAGAACGCTACCCGCGCCTGGGACATGGCGTTTTATGGCCTGCATCTGGAGCCGGGGGACCGGGTGATCACCCATGCCTCTGAATATGCCTCCAACTACCTCGCCCTTTTGCAGCAGTCGCGTCGGCTCGGGTTTGAAATCGACCTTGTGCCGTCGGATCAGACCGGCCAGATCGATGTGGCGGCGCTGGAGGCCATGATCACCCCCCGCACCAGGCTGATCGCCATAACCCATGTGCCGACCCAGGGCGGGCTGGTGAACCCCGCCGCAGAGGTCGGCGCCATCGCGAAAAAGCACGGCGTTCTCTACCTGCTGGATGCCTGCCAATCGGTCGGGCAGATCGCCGTGGATGTGGAGCAGATCGGATGCGACATCCTATCGGGCACCGGGCGCAAGTTCCTGCGCGGGCCGCGAGGGACCGGGTTCCTTTACGTCCGCCAGAGCATCCTTGATCGGATCGACCCGCCCTTCATCGACCTTCTGTCAGCCAAATGGACCGGGACAGACAGTTATGAGCTGGCCCCCGGCGCCAAGAGGTTCGAGAACTGGGAAAGCTATGTCGCTGGCCGTGTCGGGCTGATGGAGGCTGTCCGCTATGCCCGCAGCATCGGCCTTGCCAATATCGAGACCCGCGTGACCACGCTGGCCCAGGACCTGCGCGATGCGCTTGGCGCGATTGACGGCGTGTCAGTACATGACCTTGGCGCCCGAAAATGCGGGATCGTCACCTTCACAAAGGATGGTATCGACCCCAAGGGCATCGCCGATGCGCTACGCGCCAGCCAGATCAACGTCTCCGTCTCCCCCGTGACCTGCGCCCGCCTCGATATGGATGCACGCGGATTGAATGCCCTGACACGGGCTTCGGTGCATTACTTCAACACCCACGATGAGATTGGCCACTTCGTGAATGCCATGAAGCAGGTTTAG
- the rplJ gene encoding 50S ribosomal protein L10 — protein sequence MDRAQKEKLVEELGQIFESSGVVVVAHYAGLTVAEMQDLRARAREAGSAVRVAKNRLAKIALEGKPCASMADLLTGMTVLTYSEDPVAAAKVAEGFAKDNKKFEILGGAMGENALDRAGVEAVSKMPSREELIASIVGCIGAPASNIAGAIGAPASNIASILSTIEEKAEAA from the coding sequence GTGGATAGAGCCCAGAAAGAGAAATTGGTCGAGGAACTCGGCCAGATCTTCGAAAGCTCTGGCGTCGTGGTGGTTGCTCACTACGCCGGTCTGACAGTTGCCGAGATGCAGGACCTGCGCGCGCGTGCACGCGAAGCGGGCAGTGCCGTGCGTGTTGCCAAGAACAGGCTCGCCAAAATCGCCCTCGAGGGTAAGCCGTGTGCAAGCATGGCCGACCTGCTGACAGGGATGACCGTTCTGACCTATTCCGAGGACCCCGTGGCAGCTGCCAAGGTGGCCGAGGGCTTCGCCAAGGATAACAAGAAGTTTGAGATCCTCGGCGGTGCAATGGGTGAGAACGCTCTGGACCGCGCAGGCGTCGAAGCCGTGTCGAAAATGCCGTCCCGCGAGGAGCTTATTGCTTCCATCGTTGGCTGCATTGGCGCACCCGCTTCCAACATCGCCGGCGCAATTGGCGCACCTGCAAGCAACATCGCAAGCATCCTTTCGACCATCGAAGAGAAGGCGGAAGCTGCATAA
- the rplL gene encoding 50S ribosomal protein L7/L12, translating into MADLKKLAEEIVGLTLLEAQELKTILKDEYGIEPAAGGAVMVAAGGDAGGAAEEEKTEFDVVLKNAGASKINVIKEVRGITGLGLKEAKELVEAGGKIKEGVDKAEAEDIKGKLEAAGAEVELA; encoded by the coding sequence ATGGCTGATCTGAAGAAACTGGCAGAAGAGATCGTTGGTCTGACCCTGCTTGAAGCACAAGAACTGAAAACCATCCTCAAAGACGAGTACGGCATCGAGCCCGCAGCTGGCGGCGCCGTCATGGTTGCAGCTGGTGGCGACGCCGGTGGCGCAGCTGAGGAAGAAAAGACCGAATTCGACGTCGTTCTGAAGAACGCCGGCGCGTCCAAGATCAACGTGATCAAAGAAGTTCGCGGCATCACCGGTCTGGGCCTGAAAGAAGCCAAGGAACTGGTCGAAGCCGGCGGCAAGATCAAAGAAGGCGTGGACAAAGCCGAAGCAGAAGACATCAAAGGCAAGCTGGAAGCAGCTGGCGCCGAAGTCGAGCTGGCCTAA